cacacacacacgcaaaCTCTCTTTCTTGCACTTTTTTGCACCATCGGCCCCGGCGTGTCAGCCTTCAACTTCAAAacagaaagagaagaagaaaagaagaagaaatgagcgAAGACACGAAGAGAAACGGTATCGGAGCCGGAGCTGTGGTGGTGAAGTCTTCGTCGGACGATCGCAAGTCGTTATCAGCCTCCTCCGATGATCGAAAATCCTCTTCGAATTCAGCTACTTCTACTACTGTTGGGAAGAAGACAGTCATCATAAAAAGTGCCGATATGAAACCTGACCTCCAAAATGAGGCTGTCGACATTGCTATTGCTGtatatactctctctctctctcgcgcgcgcgcgcgcacacacgaATTTGTTAATTATTCATGAACAATTTTCGGAGTGAGAAAATAATTACTAGTAACTGAAGTCGGGAATAAATTTAAGTTCTACTCACTGCCGGtgcaaaaaatatttacacaatcagGTAATTAAAATTTGTACACAATTAGGTCATTTGGCAAATACTAGGGGAATCTCTTGATACGAATTAATTGGTACTGATAAATATGGCAACTGACCAGCTTTCACATGTTAAAATGTCTGTGCATATGACTTAAATCGTTTAATTTATAAAGTGTGAGTTGACTTTGAACATCTCGTGATTGTAGCGTCTAAGCTATTTTCTTTAATTAGAGGCCAAAGCAGTGTATTTCCTGAACAAAGGATCTTTTGTTTGAGtaaaacaatttaattaaggatttaagttatatataaagTTATATATACTGATACTGTAAAAAGTATTTTAACCCGTGACATTGGTCAGTTATCATTTTTACCAGATTACATATTATAATACTTACCAAGAGATTCATCTCTAATTACCTAATAAATGACCTTATTGTGTAAATACAGTATCTTTTACGCCGGCAATGCGAAGAATTTAAACTCTTTAATTAATAAATTTGTGAGTACAATattgacaagagtgagttgctctagtggtgagttCTAGTTCGTTCGAGTCAccccaactaagaggttgtgaatTCGAGTCACCCTAAaagcaaggtgggagttcttggaggtagggagccgagggtctatcggaaacaacctctctaccccaaggtaggggtaaggtctgcgtacacacttccctccccagatcccactagtggtattatactgagttgttgttgttgttgttgttgttgttgagtacAATATTGAATGTTTCTCTATTTATTTTCTAAGTTATTATCTTTGATTCAAGAGACAAAAAGTGTATTTCTCAGACAAAAAAGTGAGATGGATCTTTGCTTGAGAGTCCGGAACCAAAGTGTCATTTTTTTGGACTCAAAGCACAAAAATAGGTGGAAAAAACAACCTATGACCAATTTATGTATCACTTTGGTTCCGGACTCTTTGCTTGATTGTCAGGAAGAGTCCAGAATTTTAAGTGTCTACACTGATCAGAATATGACATGACTATACAACTTCTGAATGTTTATACATTTTGTCTGTGTGTATATTCTAGGCATTTGAGAAGTGTAATGTAGAGAAGGATGTAGCAGAACAGATTAAGAAGGAGTTCGACAAGAAGTATGGCCCTACTTGGCATTGCATTGTCGGAAAAAACTTCGGTAAACATGCTTGGCTCTTCTGATCTTCCagcttgtttttttctttttcaagttcATAGGTGCTGCATTGGTTATATTGATAAACATTTCTACAAGAAATCAAATTTCTGTTTGTCTAATTAGAAGTTGATGCTTTAGAAGGTAACATGGTAACAAAGCTACTGTTTAATTGTTTTCTTCTTGCGGCCTATTGCAATGACATGCAATACATGTTGGAAATGTGCGGATCTGGCCTTCCTTCAGGCTTTGTCTTGAATGTCAGGGTGGATTAGTATTTGTGCAATTTAAATGACTTGTCAAAGGATCTTATTTTCGTCTAACTTTTTGATCTTTGAAGGTCAAAGGAAAAGCTTACCTGGGAAGGGGGTTTGGTTAAAATTTCTGTGTTGAGGTTTTCACCACTCTTGGTAGAATATATCTAGGTTCAATAGTATTAGGTGGTTCGGTAACTACTTAATTAGAATTATGCAACTACTTGTAACATAAATTGGCATATCGTGTGCTAACACATTTTCGTTAAACTTTTGGTTTTTTTCCTGCAACAAAATATCAGTAAACACAAAACTTGGTGATGACCCTTTTTTCTAACAACGGGTCAAATGGTAATGGATATCATCATTTCTAACAGGTctcaaaagataatttattggtTGGCCAGCATCTGGCTTAGCCGGCTCCATTATGGTAAAAGAACCTTTGGTATCCTTTGGGATCTTAAAGGTATCGACAGCATGTCCTTCAATCTTGCTAGGGTTTCTACTACATCGTACGTCTACCCTGTTATGTGCTTGTTTTCTTGACAAACACATACACCCAGTTATTAAACCGCAATTGATGACATCAGAGATTCCTCTTGTGAACACATGTAGGATGGTGAAAGTTTCATTGCTAAGATTGTTGTCATGCGCCCACATGAGCGACCAAACTCTCAGCTTGGTGGCATGTTTACCCATTCGCCATGTTTGTGTGAGATTAGAAATTGTGGTAGTAAATAAGGCAATGTTTTCTCTATTAATACACAATCGCTGAGAGAtattgtgcttatgcatgcacgcAGTTTTAAATTTTTGGTTTTATCGCAAACTTAATTCTTCACATGTCCCACGTTAatttacttatttttcttttgtctGTTTTATAACTCTTTCTCCTAAATGTCATAATCTGGTAGGTAAAATTCCTATATGCTAATTCCCGAATTGTCATTTATTAAGATGAAACTTAAGTTTCTTGCTATGAAATTGTACTTGTGTTAGTCTAATCTCTTTTAGGTCATGAATGGTTATTGTGATTAACACTGGTCCTGTGAGATGCTAATAAATGGATTATGCATAGAGTATTATTTGTATGCGTAAGTGGTCATACATGACTTTCCTGTGCTTGTGAAGAAAATCAATGAGTGATGAAGTGGGTTAGAAGTTGATCATGTCTAGATTAAAATGAAATAGGTTAGAGGTTGATCATGACTAAACGAGAACGCTCTGTTTTAGTGATCCATTTGAGAGTAGAAGTGTAATACATCAAATCTACCAACTTTTGTGTTTCCCTTCCCTTTGAGGCACATTTATCAGAGAATCAGCAGTCTGCAACTAACAATAGTCCTTTACTTATCTTTACGTAGGACGAATCCTATAATAGTTTGACAGGTTATTCATTCTTTGTAAGTGCTAAGGCTTCAGTTGTCAAACTATACTTAAGCTTCTTTCCGTCACTTTAGTGAAGCATCTGCACTTCTCCATTGTGTAACTTGTGGTCCTTGTTCAGAGCAGTGTAATAGAATTATCACATTTTTTGGGTACCTATAGAAAGAAAGGTTTTCCTTGTTAGTTCGCAATGGAAATCATACTGTTATTTAATACAACCATACTGGCCACTTACCCTTGGTTACAAATAATTTGAAGGCTGATGCTAGTTGCAATAGCCAGTTTCGGTTCAACAGGACTTCGAAAGTAGCGACTGACATTTAGCCAAAAGCTGGAGGAGGCCAACCTCATGTATTACATTTGATAATTTGAAGAATTTTGGAGTACAGGTTTGAACttaaagacaaaattatcctAGAGGCACCATGATAAAGTGGGTTTTATCCCCACCCCTGGACTATACATTTGAACTCAAAAGACAAAATTAACCTAGAGGCGCCATGATAAGTGGGCTTTTTCCCCACCCCGACCCACAAtaaaaataagt
This sequence is a window from Nicotiana tomentosiformis chromosome 5, ASM39032v3, whole genome shotgun sequence. Protein-coding genes within it:
- the LOC104091218 gene encoding uncharacterized protein; this translates as MSEDTKRNGIGAGAVVVKSSSDDRKSLSASSDDRKSSSNSATSTTVGKKTVIIKSADMKPDLQNEAVDIAIAAFEKCNVEKDVAEQIKKEFDKKYGPTWHCIVGKNFGSYVTHETNHFVYFYLDSKAVLLFKSG